The genomic DNA AGCACGTGTATGCAGCGGTATGCGAGGATCCGTGGGCAGGCCCTTACCGCACGTGAATCGCTGGGCCTCATCGAGCGGTTGGCAGGAGAACAGCAGTGACCAGCACCCTTCAGTGGTTCAAGTCGAGCTACAGCAGCTCCAGCGGCGGTGAGTGCGTCGAAGTGGCCTTCGACTGGCACAAGTCGTCATACAGCAGCGACGCGGGCGGCAACTGCGTCGAGGTCGCCGCCTGCCCCCACGCCGTTCACGTCAGGGACTCCAAGGTCCCCGACGGCGGTTCGTTCGCCGTCGCGCCCTCGGCGTGGGCGGCGTTCCTCGCGGACGCCACCGCCACGCCGTGAGAACCGTCATCGCCGGGCGGCTGGTCGAGCTGCCCGGCACCATAGCGGCGATCCGGGCGGCCCTGGACGAGGACCGGGCGCGGGCGTTCGACGCGGAGATCCCGCACGTCCCCGTGGCGGAGCTGCCCATCGCGCTCGCCCGGTGGGCGCTCTCCACGACGGACGCCGACCGGGAGGACGCCGAGCTGTTCGACCGCCTGGCACGCGGCGAGGGCGTACGGGAGTGAACTGCTACCGCCTCCAGTACGCGCCCCCGGCAGACCTCGCCCTCGACTCCATGGACACGTCCCTGCGCACCCGGTTCGACGCCGGAATGCACGGCCGGCTGGCCCCGGACCCGTACGGGTCCGGCTCGGTGCCGATAGGCCCGGACGA from Streptomyces sp. MRC013 includes the following:
- a CDS encoding DUF397 domain-containing protein, whose protein sequence is MTSTLQWFKSSYSSSSGGECVEVAFDWHKSSYSSDAGGNCVEVAACPHAVHVRDSKVPDGGSFAVAPSAWAAFLADATATP